Proteins encoded in a region of the Marinomonas maritima genome:
- a CDS encoding quinone-dependent dihydroorotate dehydrogenase, producing MYQLARSLLFKLDPEVSHELSLDLLAASSRLGLNKLLGGLPSTKPVDVMGLRFPNAVGLAAGLDKNADAFEALGALGFGFVEVGTVTPKGQAGNPKPRLFRLPEYDAIINRMGFNNKGVDHLVSRIKSHRYPGILGVNIGKNLTTSVEDAAADYLACLETVIPYADYITANISSPNTPGLRSLQFGESLAQLIAPLAAARDRYEAEHGKRVPLAVKIAPDMSDDEIKMVADTLVEQGVDGIIATNTTLSRDAVLGHQFEKEAGGLSGAPVRDASTHVVKVLSEHLKDTLPIIGVGGISSGADAVEKLQAGARLVQIYSGLIYQGPELIKEAIASTDAYYRERDLGI from the coding sequence ATGTACCAACTTGCTCGCTCGTTACTTTTTAAATTAGACCCAGAAGTGTCTCATGAATTGTCATTGGATCTTCTTGCAGCAAGCAGTCGATTGGGTTTAAACAAGCTTTTAGGTGGATTACCATCTACGAAGCCCGTTGATGTGATGGGCTTGCGTTTTCCCAATGCAGTGGGTTTAGCGGCTGGATTGGATAAGAATGCAGACGCATTTGAAGCATTAGGGGCTTTAGGCTTCGGTTTTGTAGAAGTCGGAACCGTGACGCCTAAAGGGCAGGCTGGTAATCCTAAGCCACGTCTTTTTCGCTTACCTGAGTATGATGCGATCATCAATCGCATGGGCTTTAACAACAAAGGCGTGGATCATTTAGTGTCACGGATAAAGTCTCATCGTTATCCGGGTATATTGGGCGTGAATATTGGTAAAAACCTAACCACGTCTGTGGAAGATGCCGCGGCGGATTATTTAGCGTGCTTAGAAACGGTTATTCCTTACGCCGATTATATTACGGCAAACATTAGCTCGCCTAATACACCGGGGTTACGCAGTCTTCAATTTGGAGAAAGCTTGGCTCAGTTAATCGCGCCATTGGCGGCAGCTCGAGATCGCTATGAAGCCGAGCATGGTAAGCGTGTTCCGTTGGCCGTGAAAATTGCGCCAGATATGAGTGATGATGAAATTAAAATGGTCGCCGATACATTAGTCGAGCAGGGTGTTGATGGTATTATTGCAACCAATACAACGCTGTCTCGTGATGCTGTTTTAGGCCACCAGTTTGAAAAAGAAGCCGGCGGGTTGAGCGGTGCACCAGTTCGTGATGCATCGACACATGTGGTTAAAGTATTGTCAGAACACTTGAAAGACACACTGCCGATTATTGGAGTGGGTGGTATTTCAAGTGGCGCGGATGCGGTTGAAAAACTTCAGGCAGGTGCGAGATTGGTACAAATTTATTCTGGCTTGATTTATCAGGGTCCAGAATTGATTAAAGAAGCGATAGCAAGCACAGACGCTTATTATCGAGAGCGTGATTTAGGCATTTAA